The Streptomyces sp. NBC_01463 DNA window AGCGTCGGTCCCTGGATGAGGGTGTAGACGACGACGAGCACGAAGACGATGTTGAAGACCCGGGTGGAGCCGTCGATTCCGGACACCATGGGGATGGTGGCCAGGATGATGGGCACCGCGCCGCGCAGACCGGCCCAGGACATGAGGGCCTTCTCCTGCCAGGGCAGCCGGAAGGGCGCCAGCGAGATGAAGACCTCCAGCGGTCTGGCCACCACGGTCAGGACCAGGCCCACGACGATGGCGGGCCAGAAGTCGTCGATCAGGTCGTGCGGGGTGACCAGCAGTCCGAGGAGGACGAACATGCCGATCTGGGCCAGCCAGCCGAGCCCGTCGGCGAATCCGCGGGTGGCGGGCCAGTGCGGCAGCTTGGCGTTGCCGAGGATCATCGCGGCCAGGTAGACGGCGAGGAACCCGCTGCCGTGCAGCATCGCGCCCGCCGCGTACGCGGACACCGCGATCGCCATCACGGCGATCGGGTAGAGGCCGGATGCGGGCAGCGCCACATGACGCAGCCCGTACGAGCCCAGCCAGCCGACGGCGATGCCGATGGCCGCGCCGATGGCCAGTTCCAGGGCTATCTCGCCGACCAGTACGTACCAGTGGTCCACCGGACCGACGGTCGAGAAGGCCACCACGAGGATCACCACGGGGGCGTCGTTGAAGCCGGACTCGGCCTCCAGGACGCCGGTGATCCGGGCGGGCAGGGGCACCTTGCGCAGGACGGAGAAGACCGCGGCGGCGTCCGTGGACGAGACGACCGCGCCGATGATCAGGGCCTGCCGCCATTCCAGGCCGACCAGGTAGTGCGCTCCGGCCGCGGTCACGCCCACGCTCACGCCCACGCCGACGAGGGAGAGGACGACGGCCGCGGGCAGCGCGGGTTTGATCTCTTTCCACTTCGTGCCGAGGCCGCCCTCGGCGAGGATCACGACCAGGGCCGCGTAGCCGATCACCTGCGTCAGTTCCGCATTGTCGAACTTGACGTCGAAGAACCCGTCCTGGCCCATGGCGATCCCGATGCCGAGGTACAGGAGCAGGCTGGGGAGCCCGCTGCGCGACGAGATGCGCACCGCCGCCACCGCGACGAGCAGGACGAGTGAGCAGACGAGCAGGAGTTCGTTGAGCGCGTGGACAGTCAGTGGCCGGTCCTTCCCTGCGTACGCCTGCCGGATCGTCTTCCGGTGGCCGGTACTTCGTTACCTTACCTAATCTTTAACGTTTTCTTGATGCGTTCGAGTATTCGTACGATCGCTACGCAATTCGAACCATCCCGATACCGCGTCAGACCGGCCCGGACGCTGCGCCTATGGTTGCTCCTGCACTCCCAGGACCACCCTGCCCCTCGAAGGACAGCGATGCCCGCCAACACAACCGCCTCTTCCGGCTCCACCGGTACCGCCGGTGGCGGGTCGCGCAAGAAGAAGGGGCGACGCGCCCGCCTGATCGTGATCGTCCTGGTGCTGGCGCTTGTCGCGGGTATCGGTTACGGAACGTACTGGTCCGTATCCACTGTGCGCGCCTCGTACCCCCAGACCAGCGGCACCGCCCAGCTCGCCGGCCTCGACAGCAATGTCGACGTGAAGCGCGACAGCTACGGGATTCCGCAGATCTACGCCGACACCGACGCCGACCTGTTCCGTGCCCAGGGCTTCGTCCAGGCGCAGGACCGCTTCTGGGAGATGGACGTCCGCCGTCACATGACGGCGGGACGGCTCTCCGAGATGTTCGGCTCCGGCCAGGTCGAGACCGACTCCTTC harbors:
- a CDS encoding potassium/proton antiporter, which codes for MAAVRISSRSGLPSLLLYLGIGIAMGQDGFFDVKFDNAELTQVIGYAALVVILAEGGLGTKWKEIKPALPAAVVLSLVGVGVSVGVTAAGAHYLVGLEWRQALIIGAVVSSTDAAAVFSVLRKVPLPARITGVLEAESGFNDAPVVILVVAFSTVGPVDHWYVLVGEIALELAIGAAIGIAVGWLGSYGLRHVALPASGLYPIAVMAIAVSAYAAGAMLHGSGFLAVYLAAMILGNAKLPHWPATRGFADGLGWLAQIGMFVLLGLLVTPHDLIDDFWPAIVVGLVLTVVARPLEVFISLAPFRLPWQEKALMSWAGLRGAVPIILATIPMVSGIDGSTRVFNIVFVLVVVYTLIQGPTLPWLAKALKIAEDPSEAADLGIESAPLERLRGHLLSVAIPAKSKMHGVEVGELRLPAGAAVTLVVRDDNSFVPAPSTVLRRGDELLVVATDPVRDAAEARLRAIGEGGKLAGWLGTNGRAAEAEPLTGPNVAGALKAVKNLGRTDEAKKHGSRAREARHHEAGHRETKDHGSKDQGSKDHGTKDHEAKAHH